In Candidatus Baltobacteraceae bacterium, the genomic stretch GGGCGGCTGCTCGGAAGACTGCCATTTCTGCTCGCAGAGCGCGCGTTTTGCCGGCGAAGTCGAAGCCGAGCCGCTCTCCAGCGTCCAGGGATTCGTCGACGCGGCGCGCGAGGCACATCTGCGCGGAGCCGGCGAGTTCTGCATCGTCGTCGCGGTGCGTGGGCCCTCGGCGCGTTTGCTCGAGCGCGTCTGCGAAGCCGTGAAGATCATCAAGGCGCAGCTTCCGCTCAAAGTGGCGGTGTCGCTCGGCATCTTGAGCGCGGAGCAGGTCGCGCAGCTGGTTGCGGCCGGCGTCGACAAGGTCAATCACAATCTCGAAACCTCGCGGCGCTACTTCCCGCGTGTCTGCACCACGCACACCTTCGACGAGCGGGTGGAGACGTTGCGGCTCGTGCGCGAAGCCGGTCTCGAAGTTTGCTGCGGCGGTATCATCGGCATGGGCGAGACGGTCGAAGACCGGGTCGATTTCTTGTGCACGTTGGCAACGCTCGCGCCCGAAGAGGTCCCGATAAACTTTCTCAACCCGCGCCCGGGCACGCCGTTTCAAGATCGGTCGCTGGTGGAACCGGTCGAGGCGCTGCGCTTCGTCGCGATGGCGCGGCTGGCGCTGCCCAACGCGTTGGTTCGCTTTGCCGGCGGGCGTGAGATCACGCTGCAAGGGCTGCAGGACCTCGGCATGCGCAGCGGCGCGAGCGGCATCGTGCTCGGAAACTACTTGACGACCAGCGGCCGCAGCGATCAAGATGACTTCGCGATGCTTGACCGCCTCGGCTTCGAAGTGATGGCCTAGCACGCTTGGACCAGGAGCGCACCCCGTATTTTCAAGCGCTGCTCGAGTATGTCGACTCGGGCGTGCTGCCGTTCCACACGCCCGGGCACATGCAGGGCCGCGGTGCCGACCGCGCGTTCCGCGAGTTCGTCGGCGATAACATCCTCGCTATCGACCTTACGCCGATGCCGGGCATCGACGATCTCTTGCAGCCGACCGAGTCGATCAAGGAAGCGCAGGAGCTCGCCGCCGAGGCGTACGGCGCCGATCACACGTTCTTCTTGATCAACGGTTCGACCAGCGGCAATCAATGCATGATGATGACCGCGTTGAACCCGGGCGAGAAGATCGCCGTGCCGCGCAACTCGCACAAGTCGATGCTCGGCGGCCTGGTGATGAGCGGCGCGCATCCGATCTACATGCGTCCGGCAGTCGATCAGGACATGCACATGGATAACGCGGTGACGCCGCAAACGGTCGAGCGCACGATTGAGGAGCATCCCGATCTCAAAGCGGTCTACCTCGTCTCGCCCACCTACTATGGCGTCGCCGCCGACTTGGCCGCGATCGAACGCATCACCCACAAAGCCGGCAAACTGCTGTTGGTCGACGAAGCCTGGGGTCCGCATTTCCACTTTCATCCGGCGCTGCCGCTTTCGGCCACGCAAGCGCGGGCGGATCTTTCGATCAACTCGACCCACAAGATGCTCTCGGCCTTTTCGCAGTGCGCGATGCTGCACCAGATCGGCGACCGCGTGCGGCTGGATCGACTCAAGGCCGTGCTCAAGATGTTTCTCTCGACCTCGCCCAATCTGCCGATGGTCGCCTCACTCGACGTGGCGCGGATGCAAATGGCGACCCAAGGCGCCGCGCTGCTCTCACGCACGATCGAACTCGCGCACGAAACGCGCAGCCGGCTCAATCAGATCGACGGAGTCTACTCTTTCGGCGAAGAAATTCAAGGACGTGAAGGCGTCTTCGATCTCGACCCGACGAAGATTACCGTGCGCGTCACCGACTTGGGATACACGGGATACGAAGCGTCGGAGATCCTGCGGCGCCGGTATAACATCCAAGTCGAACTGGCCGATCTCTTCAACGTCGTCGCGCTTTTCACGATCGGAACGACATCCGAAGCCGCGGATCGCTTCGTCAACGCGTTTGCGGAGATGGCGCGCGACGATCGTCCCCTCGACATGTACGCACCCTCGGGCATTCTCGAGCAGCGTCTCCGGCGCGAAACCTACCGGCTCCCGGAGATTCCGCCGATGCGCATGCTCCCGCGCGATGCGTTCTTGGCCGATACGGAGTTCGTCGACTTTCGCAAGTCGGCCGGGCGTATTTGCGCCGAGACGATCTCGCCCTATCCGCCCGGTATCCCGGTGATCGCGCCGGGCGAAGAGATCACCGCGGATCTAATCGACTACCTTCGTCTGGAGCTCAAAGCCGGCGTGCGCGTTCAAGGACCGCACGACGATCGGCTGCGCAAAATCCGGGTTGTCCGCCACCCTTAGGGAAGCTCTGAAGAAGTCCATGCACCGATCGTTATGGCCCCGATGGCCACAGATCCGAGGAGTCGGCGAGGGAGCATAGCCAGGGTGTTCTGTGACCGAGCCGACGACGATGGAGATGCGCCATCGCGACCATAACCCTTCGGGCAAGGGCATTTTCCGGTGCGGGTCTTCGTTGCATCCTCGGTCACAGAGCGCGTTGCTATGCTCCCTCGGATGCGCCTCGATTCGCACCGGAAAATGCTCCTTGCGATCGGTACAGCGACTTCTTCAAAGCTTCCCTAGGGCACGCGAATGCGTTGGTTGGCGTTGTTCATGATGTAGATCTTGTCGGCGTGGCGCACGCCGAGCGCCTTCTGATCGTAGATGATGCCGACGTATTGACCGTCATGCACGTCCTTCATCTGATACGTCGTCTTACCGTCGGCCGAGAAGACTTGATCGAACGCCGGCAGGATCTCGAAGCTCAGCACCTGCTTCGTGCGGGGGTCCTCGACCTTG encodes the following:
- the bioB gene encoding biotin synthase BioB yields the protein MHPTIDATRRRTLDEKLPADRALLEALASLPDEDLPDLLALADEVRAAHCGNAIAVEVLYNAKKGGCSEDCHFCSQSARFAGEVEAEPLSSVQGFVDAAREAHLRGAGEFCIVVAVRGPSARLLERVCEAVKIIKAQLPLKVAVSLGILSAEQVAQLVAAGVDKVNHNLETSRRYFPRVCTTHTFDERVETLRLVREAGLEVCCGGIIGMGETVEDRVDFLCTLATLAPEEVPINFLNPRPGTPFQDRSLVEPVEALRFVAMARLALPNALVRFAGGREITLQGLQDLGMRSGASGIVLGNYLTTSGRSDQDDFAMLDRLGFEVMA
- a CDS encoding aminotransferase class I/II-fold pyridoxal phosphate-dependent enzyme, which produces MDQERTPYFQALLEYVDSGVLPFHTPGHMQGRGADRAFREFVGDNILAIDLTPMPGIDDLLQPTESIKEAQELAAEAYGADHTFFLINGSTSGNQCMMMTALNPGEKIAVPRNSHKSMLGGLVMSGAHPIYMRPAVDQDMHMDNAVTPQTVERTIEEHPDLKAVYLVSPTYYGVAADLAAIERITHKAGKLLLVDEAWGPHFHFHPALPLSATQARADLSINSTHKMLSAFSQCAMLHQIGDRVRLDRLKAVLKMFLSTSPNLPMVASLDVARMQMATQGAALLSRTIELAHETRSRLNQIDGVYSFGEEIQGREGVFDLDPTKITVRVTDLGYTGYEASEILRRRYNIQVELADLFNVVALFTIGTTSEAADRFVNAFAEMARDDRPLDMYAPSGILEQRLRRETYRLPEIPPMRMLPRDAFLADTEFVDFRKSAGRICAETISPYPPGIPVIAPGEEITADLIDYLRLELKAGVRVQGPHDDRLRKIRVVRHP